Sequence from the Desulfovibrio sp. TomC genome:
TCTTTCTCACCGCCCTGACCGAGATTCAAGACAAGGTCACGGGCTTTGCCTTGGGGGCCGTGGACTATATCACCAAGCCCTTCGATACCTTGGAGGTCAAGGCCCGGGTGACCACCCATCTGGCCCTCAAGGCCGCCATGGAACGCCTGGAGCGGCAGAACCAGACCCTGGCCGAAGCGGCCAGACTGCGCGAGGACGTGGAGTACATCACCCATCATGACCTCAAAGGGCCGCTCAATGCCATTATTTCCCTGCCCCAGCTCATGCTCGCCGCCGACAACCTGACCGCGGAACAGCGCGACTATCTCGATATCATTGAACAATCCGGTTACAAGATGCTCAGTATGATCAACCTGTCGCTGGATCTGCTGAAAATGGAGCAGGGGCGCTATGAGCTGTCGCCTTCGGCGGTGGATATTTTCCGGGTGGCGCGCAAGGTGACGGCGGAGTTTGCCGCGCTGCGGGCGGCTCGGAAGGTGTCCCTGGCCTTTTTCCTGTCCGGCGCGTCCGTTGCCGAGGATACGGCCTTTGCGGTCATCGGCGAGGATCTGCTGTGCTATTGCATGCTGTCCAATCTTATCAAAAACGCCATCGAGCATTCCCCGCCTGGGGAGCAGGTGACATTTTCCGTCCAAGGCGCGGGCGACGGCGGCTGCGAGCTGCGCATCACGAACGGGGGGGAAACAGCCCGGGAATTTCGGGAGCGGTTTTTCGACAAATACGCCACCTTCGGCAAGGCCGGCGGCACGGGCCTTGGCACCTATTCGGCCCGGCTCATGGCCCGCACCATGCAAGGCGACCTGATGCTGGACGCTTCGACGCCCGGCCAGACGACCCTGGTGTTGCGCCTGCCCTGCCCGTGAGCTTCGGGCTGTCCGGCAAGGGGCGAGCCTCGGGCCGCAACGGGAACCGGGCGTGTCCAGGGAAAGCGGGGGAAAGGGGCGGGCCGGAGGGAAAAGACCCCGACCGACGCAACGGTAGCACCGGTTGCCAAGGAGGTATCGCGAACGAAGGCCTGCCGGAGGGAAAAGACCCCGACCGACGCGGCGGGCGGTCCACGTCGGCCGGGTCCAATTTATTCAGCAGTCTTTTTGACGCGCCGTTCCCATAATTTCATGTCTTTCATCTTGGCGCGCCGGGTACGCACCAGGGACTTGGCGGCAAGAGCCTGGGTCTTTTTGTAGCCGTACTTGCTTTTGTAGGCATCAGGGGTCAGGTCGTGATGGGCCAGATGCTTGGCCGTGATGACTTTGAAGGCTTTGCCGCACTCCAGACAGGTGACGGAGCTTTCCTTGATGGCCTTCTTGGGGTCCATGGCCGGGGCTGCATCCGCAGCGTCACTGAGCGTCGCCTGTCCGCTGCCTATAGCGGCGATACCGTCAGCCAACGATTTGACCATGCTTACGATTTCGGTTTCGGTCATCGGTCGTGCACTGGCCTGCGCCTTCACAATCTCCAGGGCACTTTGCAGATAATCTTCCATTGGGTCCTCGTTTGTTATTTCGGTTAATCAAATCTAGATATAATACTGTTGTGGTAGAAATCAACCAGTATTGTCCTGGATCAAGGATGCGGGATATTGCCTGGCCAGCCATGGAATGAACCGGGACAGGCACATGCAGTGAAGCGTCACAGACTGGCTTCGCCGCTTTTCGCCTCTTGTATGGCCGCGAGGCGTTCCCGAAAGACCGGCCGCCAAGCGGGGGGAGCGGGGCCGGGACAAAGCCGAAACACCCGGCAACAAAAAAAGGAGCCAGACGTTTGTCTGGCTCCCTGAATTATCTGGCTCCCCGGGACGGACTCGAACCGCCAACCTAGTGATTAACAGTCACCCGCTCTGCCAATTGAGCTACCGGGGATCAGCAAGGCGAGGTAGGCATTTATCCCTATCCCGCGGACCCGTCAAGAGTGTTTTTTGCGGGTGGCGAAGATTTCTCTCGGCCGCCCCGTGCTCGCCGTCCGGGACGGGGAAAAGCTTTCCCTCGCCATTCTTGACGCCACACGGTATTTCTCGTAGGCAAATGCGCTTGCCCGGCCGTTCCGGGGGGCACAACCGATTTGCAGCAACGGAGAATCGCCGTGGGCAGCGACGCGCCACGTAAGAAAGAATACAAGCTCGCGGTCAAGTCCAAGCGGGTGGAGGATTTCCGTCCTCTGCTCGAAAGCCTGGACGCCCGTGACGAGCTCAACGAAGTCTTTAAGAACCGCATCGCCAAGGCCGTCCAGCTCCTTGACGACGGGGTCCCTCTCTATCCCAACGACTTTGAAAAAGGCGACGACATCGGTCCCGTGGCGACTGTTCACGAGCCTCTGGACGAGGCGGCCCTGGCCGCCCTGGACCGGACCTTCCGGCTGGCCGGACGCATCGTGTCCCTGCGCTCCTTTGGCAAGGTGGCCTTTTTCACCATCCAGGATTCCTCGGGCCGCATCCAGGTCTTTGCCGAGCGCGAGAGCCTGGGCCAGGAAGCCTACACGGTCTTTAAAAAGTTCGACATCGGCGACATCGTGGGCGTGTCCGGGCGGCTTTTCCGCACCAAGACCGGCGAGCTGACGCTCCATGCCGACGCCGTGCGTCTGGTCACCAAGTCCATGCGCCCGCTGCCGGAGAAGTACCACGGCCTAAAAGACGTGGAGACCCGCTACCGCCAGCGCTACGTGGACCTGATCGTCACCCCGCGCGCGGTGGAGATTTTCAAGGCCCGCACCACCATCATCCGGGAACTGCGCGCCTTCCTCGACGACTCCGGCTTCATGGAGGTGGAAACCCCCATGATGCAGGCCATTCCCGGCGGGGCCACGGCCCGGCCGTTTGTCACGCATCACAACGCCCTGGACATGCCCCTTTTCATGCGCATCGCTCCGGAGCTGTATTTGAAGCGCCTGCTCGTGGGCGGCTTTGAGAAGGTCTACGAGGTCGGACGCCAATTTCGCAACGAAGGCGTGTCCACCCGGCACAATCCCGAATTCACCATGTGCGAGTTTTACTGGGCCTACGCCCGCTATACCGACCTCATGGACCTGACCGAGCGCCTTTTTTCGCGTCTGGCCAAGTCTGTAACCGGCTCGGACACGGTGGAATACCAGGGCAACCCCATCAATCTCGCCCCGGGCTGGGCCAGACTGACCTTCCACGAGTCCATCGAGAAGATTGGCGGCATCGACCCGGCCGTCATTGCCGATTTTGAAGCAGCCAAGGCCCTGGTGGAAAAAAACGGCGAGAAGGTGCTCAAGGGCGAAAAGCTCGGCAAGGTGCAGGCCAAGCTCTTCGACATCTTTGTCGAGCCCAAGCTCATCCAGCCCCATTTCATCTACCACTATCCCACGGAAATCTCGCCGCTCTCGCGCCGCAACGCCGACAACCCCGAGATCACCGACCGGTTTGAGCTCTTTATCGCCGGCCGGGAAATGGCCAATGCCTTTTCCGAATTAAACGACCCCGTGGACCAGCGCCAACGGTTCGAGGATCAGGTCCGCGAAAAGGAAGCCGGCGACGACGAGGCCCACCGCATGGACGAGGACTACGTTCGGGCGCTCGAATACGGCATGCCTCCGGCGGCCGGCGAGGGCATCGGCATCGATCGGCTGGTCATGCTTTTGACCGACCAGGCCTCGATCCGCGAAGTGATCCTGTTTCCGTTGCTGCGGCCTGAAGGCCAGCCGGGTTCATGAGTTTCGAACTTTTCATTGCCAGACGCTACCTCACGGCCCGCCAGAAGCAGGCATTCATCTCGGTCATCTCCCTGATTTCCATCCTCGGGGTGGGGCTCGGGGTGGCTTCGCTGATCGTGGTGGTTGGCGTCATGCACGGGTTTTCCACCGAGCTTCGGGACAAGATCCTCGGCATCAACGCCCACATGGTGGCGGCGGTGGCCGGCGGGGCCATGCACGATTACCGCGGGCTCATGGAAAAGGCCGAAGCGGTGCCCGGCGTGGCCGGAGCCACGCCCTTCGTCTATACCGAGGTCATGCTGTCCAGTCCGCGCGGGGTCAAGGGAGTGGTCCTTCGCGGCGTGGATGCGGCTTCGGCCGGACGGGTGCTGGCCCTGCCT
This genomic interval carries:
- a CDS encoding hybrid sensor histidine kinase/response regulator, encoding MVRNAKQTILIVDDVETDLDTLVGTLGDNYDIAVALDGPSALEILKNQRPDLVLLDILMPGMDGYEVCRRLKADPATRTIPIIFLTALTEIQDKVTGFALGAVDYITKPFDTLEVKARVTTHLALKAAMERLERQNQTLAEAARLREDVEYITHHDLKGPLNAIISLPQLMLAADNLTAEQRDYLDIIEQSGYKMLSMINLSLDLLKMEQGRYELSPSAVDIFRVARKVTAEFAALRAARKVSLAFFLSGASVAEDTAFAVIGEDLLCYCMLSNLIKNAIEHSPPGEQVTFSVQGAGDGGCELRITNGGETAREFRERFFDKYATFGKAGGTGLGTYSARLMARTMQGDLMLDASTPGQTTLVLRLPCP
- a CDS encoding MucR family transcriptional regulator translates to MEDYLQSALEIVKAQASARPMTETEIVSMVKSLADGIAAIGSGQATLSDAADAAPAMDPKKAIKESSVTCLECGKAFKVITAKHLAHHDLTPDAYKSKYGYKKTQALAAKSLVRTRRAKMKDMKLWERRVKKTAE
- the lysS gene encoding lysine--tRNA ligase, translating into MGSDAPRKKEYKLAVKSKRVEDFRPLLESLDARDELNEVFKNRIAKAVQLLDDGVPLYPNDFEKGDDIGPVATVHEPLDEAALAALDRTFRLAGRIVSLRSFGKVAFFTIQDSSGRIQVFAERESLGQEAYTVFKKFDIGDIVGVSGRLFRTKTGELTLHADAVRLVTKSMRPLPEKYHGLKDVETRYRQRYVDLIVTPRAVEIFKARTTIIRELRAFLDDSGFMEVETPMMQAIPGGATARPFVTHHNALDMPLFMRIAPELYLKRLLVGGFEKVYEVGRQFRNEGVSTRHNPEFTMCEFYWAYARYTDLMDLTERLFSRLAKSVTGSDTVEYQGNPINLAPGWARLTFHESIEKIGGIDPAVIADFEAAKALVEKNGEKVLKGEKLGKVQAKLFDIFVEPKLIQPHFIYHYPTEISPLSRRNADNPEITDRFELFIAGREMANAFSELNDPVDQRQRFEDQVREKEAGDDEAHRMDEDYVRALEYGMPPAAGEGIGIDRLVMLLTDQASIREVILFPLLRPEGQPGS